CGGACTGATTGAAGGTCATTTTACCAAGATGGGACCCCGTTCCGTAAGTAACATCATCAATTTGGGCGGTACCATTCTGAAATCTGCCCGCTCAATGGAATTCAAGACACCGGAAGGCCGCAAAAAAGCATTCGAAAACTGCCAGCAACAGGGCATTGAGGCTTTGGTCTGCATCGGTGGTGACGGTACATTCACCGGAGCACAGATTTTCAGTGAAGAGCATGGCATTAAAGTAATCGGGGTGCCCGGAACCATTGATAACGACATTTTCGGTACAGACTTCACCATCGGCTTCGATACAGCGCTTAACACAGCGATGGAAGCCATCGATAAAATCCGTGATACCGCAACTTCACACAGCCGTGTTTTCTTTATTGAGGTGATGGGCCGCGATGCCGGATTCATCGCCCTGAACAGTGGTATAGCAACCGGAGCAGTAGATATTTTGATCCCTGAACGCAATGACAGCCTGGAAGACCTTTTCAGGAATTTTGAAAAAGCCAAAAAGCGCGGCAAAAATTCAAGTATTGTCGTAATCGCTGAAGGTGAAACCCTGGCAAGCACTTACGAACTGGCCAATAAAACCAAAGAAAAGTTTCCTGATTACGATATCCGTGTGGCAATTTTAGGACATATCCAGAGAGGCGGTTCGCCTAGCTGCGCTGACCGTGTTCTGGCCTCAAGGCTTGGTTACGGAGCTGTCATCGGCTTGATGAAAGGCCTTACCAATGTGATGGCCGGTATACGTTCCAATCAGCTGGTTTACACGCCAATCGAAGACGCCATCAAGAAACACAACGAAATCAATCAGGATCTGCTTCAGATTTCAGAGATATTAGCACTGTAAACAAAATAATTAATCTAATAAATTTTCAACTTATGTCAACAATTAAAGTAGGTATTAACGGATTCGGGAGAATCGGAGGGTTAGTTTTCAATGCGATGCTCGAGAGAGACAACATCGAAATCGTTGGTATCAACGACCTTATCAACGCTGAATACATGGCGTACATGATGAAATACGATTCAGTACACGGCAGATTCAGCGGTGATATCCAGATTGAAGGTAACGACCTTATTGTCAACGGAAAGAAAATCAGAGTAACTTCTGAAAGAGACCCTAATAACCTGAAATGGAACGAAGTAGGCGCAGATTACATCGTGGAATCTACAGGTTTATTCCTTTCTAAAGATACTGCAGAAGCT
The sequence above is a segment of the Chryseobacterium taklimakanense genome. Coding sequences within it:
- the pfkA gene encoding 6-phosphofructokinase — encoded protein: MTTNSRVKKIGVFTSGGDAPGMNAAIRAVVRTAIFHGIEVVGVREGYNGLIEGHFTKMGPRSVSNIINLGGTILKSARSMEFKTPEGRKKAFENCQQQGIEALVCIGGDGTFTGAQIFSEEHGIKVIGVPGTIDNDIFGTDFTIGFDTALNTAMEAIDKIRDTATSHSRVFFIEVMGRDAGFIALNSGIATGAVDILIPERNDSLEDLFRNFEKAKKRGKNSSIVVIAEGETLASTYELANKTKEKFPDYDIRVAILGHIQRGGSPSCADRVLASRLGYGAVIGLMKGLTNVMAGIRSNQLVYTPIEDAIKKHNEINQDLLQISEILAL